One part of the Eucalyptus grandis isolate ANBG69807.140 chromosome 10, ASM1654582v1, whole genome shotgun sequence genome encodes these proteins:
- the LOC104422403 gene encoding cytochrome P450 86A1: protein METLHILFSVVAAVSAYLLWFSFLARTLTGPKVWPLVGSLPALFANRWRIHDWMAGNLRATGGAATYQTCTIALPFVARREGFYTVTCHPKNIEHVLRTRFDNYPKGPEWQAAFHDLLGQGIFNSDGDTWLIQRKTAALEFTTRTLRQAMARWVSRTIKSRLWTILDKAARGKTSVDLQDLLLRLTFDNICGLTFGKDPETLSPAMPENHFAMAFDTATEATLQRLLYPSFLWRLKKIFGLGSEKRLKRSLEVVENYMNDAIDARKEAPSDDLLSRFLKKRDVDGNLFPISVLQRIALNFVLAGRDTSSVALSWFFWLVMNNPDVEEKIIREISTVLRETRGDDPAKWVEDPLSFDEADRLIYLKSALAETLRLYPSVPEDFKYVVSDDVLPDGTFVPAGSTVTYSIYSIGRMKTIWGEDCMEFKPERWLSPEGDRFEPPKDSYKFVAFNAGPRTCLGKDLAYLQMKSVASAVLLRYALSPVPGHRVEQKMSLTMFMKDGLRVYLRPRALVGLAQKLAASA from the exons ATGGAAACCCTGCACATTCTCTTCAGTGTGGTGGCCGCTGTTTCGGCATACCTCCTCTGGTTCTCCTTCCTGGCCCGAACACTGACTGGCCCGAAGGTGTGGCCGCTCGTGGGGAGCCTCCCCGCCCTTTTCGCAAACCGCTGGCGCATCCACGACTGGATGGCCGGCAACCTCCGTGCCACCGGCGGCGCCGCCACATACCAGACCTGCACGATTGCGCTCCCCTTCGTGGCCCGCCGGGAGGGGTTCTACACCGTAACGTGCCACCCCAAGAACATCGAGCACGTGCTCCGGACCCGGTTCGACAACTACCCCAAGGGCCCCGAGTGGCAGGCTGCCTTCCACGACTTGCTAGGCCAGGGGATCTTTAACAGCGATGGAGACACGTGGCTGATCCAGCGGAAGACGGCGGCTCTCGAGTTCACGACCCGGACGCTCAGGCAGGCCATGGCCCGGTGGGTTAGCCGGACCATTAAGTCACGCCTTTGGACGATTTTGGACAAAGCTGCTCGGGGTAAAACCTCGGTGGACTTGCAAGATCTGTTGCTTCGTTTGACGTTCGACAACATATGCGGACTCACGTTCGGCAAAGACCCAGAGACTTTGTCCCCGGCAATGCCCGAGAACCACTTCGCCATGGCCTTCGACACCGCCACTGAGGCGACGCTCCAGAGGTTGCTATACCCGAGCTTCCtatggaggttgaagaagatcttcGGGCTCGGCTCGGAGAAGAGGCTAAAGAGGAGCCTCGAGGTCGTCGAGAATTACATGAATGACGCCATCGACGCGAGGAAAGAGGCTCCGTCCGATGATCTCCTGTCGAGGTTTTTGAAGAAGCGCGACGTGGACGGGAACCTCTTCCCCATATCCGTCCTCCAGCGCATCGCGCTCAACTTCGTCCTCGCCGGGCGCGACACGTCCTCGGTCGCCCTCAGCTGGTTCTTCTGGCTGGTGATGAACAACCCCGACGTGGAGGAGAAGATCATCCGGGAGATCTCAACGGTGCTCCGGGAGACACGCGGTGACGACCCGGCGAAGTGGGTGGAGGACCCGCTGTCCTTCGATGAGGCAGACAG GTTGATATATCTGAAATCTGCATTGGCCGAGACTCTGAGACTGTATCCTTCCGTGCCCGAAGATTTCAAGTACGTGGTCTCCGACGACGTCTTACCAGACGGCACGTTTGTGCCTGCTGGGTCAACAGTGACGTACTCGATATATTCGATCGGGAGGATGAAGACCATATGGGGTGAGGATTGCATGGAGTTCAAGCCGGAGAGGTGGTTGTCGCCGGAGGGCGACCGGTTCGAGCCGCCCAAGGATAGTTACAAGTTCGTAGCCTTCAACGCAGGGCCCAGGACTTGCCTCGGGAAGGACCTCGCTTACCTGCAGATGAAGTCGGTGGCGTCGGCGGTGCTCCTCCGCTATGCGTTGTCGCCGGTCCCCGGCCACCGGGTGGAGCAGAAGATGTCGCTCACCATGTTCATGAAGGACGGGCTCCGTGTGTACTTGCGCCCACGGGCCCTCGTGGGCCTGGCCCAGAAACTCGCCGCCTCGGCGTAG